A single region of the Lacerta agilis isolate rLacAgi1 chromosome 9, rLacAgi1.pri, whole genome shotgun sequence genome encodes:
- the LOC117053210 gene encoding hemoglobin subunit alpha-1-like — protein sequence MWLTDDDKSHVKAVWGEIQSHARDIGAEPITRRFAAHPTTKTYFVHIDVSPGSGDIKAYGKKVTAAIGEAVAHIDNIAGALNKLSNLHTQKLHVDPINFALLGHCILVAIAANHPGLLKASTPVSMDKFLGRISAVLLGPKKPKPAAEEPPRCRPATPQHHNKPALDSSKNK from the coding sequence ATGTGGTTGACTGACGATGACAAGAGCCACGTGAAGGCAGTTTGGGGTGAGATCCAGTCCCACGCCAGGGACATCGGTGCCGAGCCCATCACCAGGAGGTTTGCAGCACACCCCACCACTAAGACCTACTTTGTGCACATCGATGTGAGCCCTGGCTCCGGCGACATCAAGGCGTATGGCAAGAAGGTCACGGCGGCCATCGGCGAGGCTGTGGCGCACATCGACAACATCGCCGGTGCCCTCAACAAGCTCAGCAACCTGCACACCCAGAAGCTGCACGTGGACCCCATCAACTTCGCGCTGCTGGGCCACTGCAtcctggtggccattgctgccaaCCACCCGGGGCTCCTAAAGGCCAGCACCCCCGTCTCCATGGACAAGTTCCTGGGCCGCATCAGCGCCGTGCTGCTAGGCCCCAAGAAGCCCAAGCCCGCTGCAGAGGAGCCGCCTCGATGCCGCCCCGCAACCCCGCAACACCACAATAAACCTGCTCTTGActcttcaaaaaataaataa